The following are encoded in a window of Halosimplex halophilum genomic DNA:
- a CDS encoding DUF7504 family protein, whose protein sequence is MSLGEQVYSFEGLPIGDIEPGTNLLVTGPALGGIRELTMRLLLRRHSREGALFIAGDVDGRQTLRDYEAVGGDLDFARVGVVDCTENGADDDECNVHAVGSPADLTGAGIEFSSLYERIHANGAGHVRTGVYTLSPFLVYAPSKSVFRFVHTLTGRIRTADGLGVCAVDPSAVDDRTVSSIAQAFDGKVELREADGQRAIRVRGLADQPEEWQPVDLDAA, encoded by the coding sequence ATGAGTCTCGGCGAGCAGGTCTACTCGTTCGAGGGGTTGCCCATCGGCGACATCGAGCCCGGGACGAACCTCCTCGTCACGGGGCCGGCGCTGGGCGGGATCCGCGAACTCACGATGCGGCTGCTGCTGCGTCGGCACTCCCGGGAGGGCGCGCTGTTCATCGCCGGCGACGTGGACGGCCGTCAGACGCTCCGGGACTACGAGGCGGTCGGCGGCGACCTCGATTTCGCCCGGGTCGGCGTGGTCGACTGCACCGAGAACGGCGCCGACGACGACGAGTGCAACGTCCACGCGGTCGGCAGCCCCGCCGACCTGACCGGCGCGGGCATCGAGTTCTCCTCACTGTACGAGCGGATCCACGCCAACGGCGCCGGCCACGTCCGGACCGGCGTCTACACGCTCTCGCCGTTTCTCGTCTACGCGCCGTCGAAGTCGGTGTTCCGCTTCGTCCACACGCTCACGGGTCGCATCCGCACGGCCGACGGACTCGGCGTCTGTGCCGTCGACCCGAGCGCTGTCGACGACAGGACCGTCTCGTCGATCGCCCAGGCGTTCGACGGCAAGGTCGAACTCCGCGAGGCCGACGGCCAGCGGGCGATCCGGGTGCGCGGGCTCGCGGACCAGCCCGAGGAGTGGCAGCCGGTCGACCTCGACGCCGCCTGA